Part of the Tepiditoga spiralis genome, CAAGACTAACCCATATACCATCACTGGCTATTCTAACAACTTCTCCTTTAAATAGTTTCCCCCTCTTGATTTCATTCATTTCATTTTCATTCAATAATTCTTCAAATGACATTTCTTCCATTGTGAAACCTCCCTGTTATATTAAGAAATATTGCCTTTTAAGAAATCAACTACATCTTTTATAGACCATTGTGGTGTAGATGATCCCGTAAGGATTGCTACTTTTTCATTATTTTTTATGTTTTCACTTAATTCTTTATAATTTTCTACATAATGTGTGTTTTTACAATGCTCTAAAGAAATATTGTATAATTTTCTAGTATTAGAACTATTTTTTCCACCTATAACTATAACACATTCTGCCCATTTTGACAATTTTTTTGCTTCTTCTTCTCTAAAAGAAGTTTCTTTACATATCGTATTCTTAATTATTATATCAGAAAAATTATTAATCTCCATCATTTTCATATAAAATTTTTTGAATGAATCATTATCTACAGTTGTTTGAGATATAATACAAATCTTATTTGTATTTAACTTATAAGGTTCAAGTGTAATATTAATTTTTTTTTCGTCAACATTTCCCTTTAAACAAATCATTTCAGGATGATTTGTTTTTCCATAAACAACTATATAGTACCCTTTTAATTGTACATCATTTGTGTAATCAACTAAATTTTGTACTATTGGACATGTCATATCAACTACTTTTTTAAATTTTTTCAATTGTTCTCTTTCTTTTTTTGGAATTCCATGTGCTCTTATGACAACTGTACTATTTTCATATTTTTGTGGAAACTCTTTTAAATTATCAATCTTTTCAATTCCTGATTCTGATAAATTTTTAATAACTTCTTTATTGTGTACAAGTTCTCCATAAATATATACTTTTTCTTTTGATTCTTTTGCAAGAGTTTTAACTCCATTAAAAGCTCTATCGACACCATAACAAAAACCTGTTTTTTTAGCTATTTTTATTTCCATTTTTTAACTCCGATTCAACAATTGTATATATTTCACTTAAAACTTCTTCTATTTTTTTACCAGTTGTATCAATTATTTTGGCATCTTCTGCCGGTTTTAATGGTGCAATTGTTCTATTTGTATCAGCTTCATCTCTTTTTTTTATTTCAGTATAGACATCTTCAAAATTTACTTTTTCACCTTTTTCAATCAATTCTTTATATCGTCTATTTGCTCTTTCCTTAGCAGATGCAGTTAAATATATTTTAACTTCTGCCTTTGGTAAAACAACAGTTCCAATATCTCTTCCATCTATTACAGTACTTTCTTTAGAAGAAATTGATTTTAAAATATAATTTACTTTTTTTCTAACTTCAGGAATTTTTGCAACTCTTGACGCTAATTTTCCTGAATTATATGTTCTTATTTGATCATCTATTAACTTTCCATTTAAACGATACTTTCCTTCAGATAAGATAATATCAATATCGCCAAGGGAATTAACTATTCCATTGGCGTCTTCTAAATTAATATTTTCATTAAAAATATAATATCCTATTATTCTATAAAGTGCACCACTATCTAAATAATTTATATTGAATTTTTCTGCAACTTTTTTTGCTATCGTAGATTTTCCAGAACCAGCAGGTCCATCAATTGCTATATGTATCAAAACTCCCATCCTCTCAAACTATATTTCAGATTCTGTATCTATTATTCTTATTATTTTGTCTAATTTTGTCATTTCAAATATTTTTTTTACTTGTGGTTGGAGAGCATATAGTACTAATTCTTTTTTAGCTTTTTTAGACTCTTTTATTAAAGACACTATCGAACCCAAGCCCGCACTATCTATGTATGAAACTTCCGAAAGATCTAAAGCTATCACTTTTTTATCCGTATTATTAAAATGTTCTAAAACTTTTTGTTTAAAGGTTGCCGAATGGTATGCATCTATATCTCCGATAGTTTTGATAACAAATGCTTTTTCAATTTCATTAAAAGTTACTATAAAATCCATAATAAATCCCCCTTTTTTATTCAATTATTTTTAATTTTAAATTCTTCAATTGTTTTTCATCCACTCTTGACGGAGCTTCTGTCATTGGACTTGATCCTGTTGCTGTTTTAGGAAATGCTATAACTTCTTTTATTGAATCCTCTTCACAAATAACAGCAACAAGTCTATCTAAACCTAATGCAGCTCCAGCATGAGGCGGTGCTCCATACTTAAATGCTTCTAAAAGAAATCCGAATTTTTCTTGTATTTCTTTTTCCTCTAAACCTATCATCTCAAAAATTCTTTTTTGTATATCTTTTCTGTATATTCTTTCACCACCACTTGCCATTTCGTATCCATTAATAACTAAATCATAACATTCTGCTTTTATCTTTAATGGATCATCTTTATACATTTCTAAATCTTTTAAATTAGGCATAGTAAATGGGTGATGTTCTGCTGTAATTCTGTTTTCTTCTTCATCCCAAGCAAACATAGGAAAATCAACTATCCATAAAATATCAAATCCAGATTTCTTTTCCATTTCTTCCTTTATTACTTTTACTCTTAACTGACCAAGTAATTTATTAACTTCTTTTCTATCTCCAGTAAGAAGTAGCATAACATCTCCATTATCAATTATACCATGATTTAGTATATCTTGTATTTCTTTTTCTGCTATTTTCTTTATTGAAGATCTTACTTTATCACCATCATTTGCAATCCATATCAATCCAGTTGCACCAAGTTGTTTTGCTGATTCGGTAAAGTAATCAAATTTTTTTCTTGAATATTCTTTTGCTTTTTTAGGAATAACAAATCCTTTTATAACTCCATTATTATCTATTTTTTCTTTTATAAATGATGCTTGCGTATTTTCAAAATATTCATTAAGTTCTATTAATTCCATTCCATATCTTGTATCTGGTTTATCACTTCCATATTTTTCTAAAGCTTCATCATAACTCATTTGTCTAAATGGAGTCTCTATTTCCAAACCTACTGCTTCTTTAAATATAGCTTTTACGAGACCTTCACCATACTCAAATATATCTTCTTTTTTTACAAAAGATGCTTCAAAATCTATTTGTGTAAATTCTGGTTGTCTATCAGCTCTAAAGTCTTCATCTCTAAAACACCTTGCTATTTGAAAGTACTTATCGAAACCTGATACCATTAATAATTGTTTAAATATTTGTGGTGATTGAGGTAATGCATAAAAATTACCTGGTTTTATTCTTGAAGGAACTAAAAAATCTCTTGCTCCTTCAGGAGTTGATTTTGTTAAAAATGGTGTTTCTACTTCTAAAAAACCATTTTCTGATAAATATTTTCTTGATGCTTGCATTATTTTATGTCTCATTATTAAATTTTTTTGCATCTTTTCTTTTCTTAAATCTAAATATCTATACTTTAATCTTAAATTTTCAGATATATCCTCATCTTTATTTACATAAATTGGTGGAGTTTCTGATTCTGAAAATATCTCTATATCAGTAGCCAATATCTCTATATCACCAGTTTTCATATTTTTATTTATAGCATCATCCGGTCTTTTCTTTACAATTCCTTTTATTCCAACAGTATACTCATTTCCCAAAGTTAAAGATTTTTCATACAACTCTTTGTTTTCATTTGGATCAAAGAATATTTGAGTTTTACCATATCTATCACGTAAAAGTATAAATTTTATTCCTCCAAGATCTCTTATTCTATCTACCCATCCATTTAATACTACCTCTTGCCCCTCATATTGAGCATTCAACTCTCCACAATTATGAGTCTTTTTAAGCAAAACAAACACCTCCATACAATAATCAATATTATTGTGCCATCAAATTATTATCACATTATTACTATTTTACCATCTTTTATGATAAAATAGTAGTAGCTTTTAAAAATTCTCAGGAGGTGTAACCGTGAAGCGAATACTTATGTCCGTTTTAATTATCATTTTTACCTTTAGTTTAGCTTTTTCTGTAAACTTTAAAGACGTCCCAGTAAATCATTGGGCTTATGATGCAGTTCAAAGAATTGCAAGTATAGGAATATTAGAAGGATATCCAGATGGTACTTTTAAAGGATTAGAACAAGTCAATAGATATCAATTAACTCTAACTGTTTCAAGAACTATTGATTATATTGAGCAAAACTTAATATCTACTTTAGCAGAAAAAATATCTGAATTAGACAAAAAATTATCTTCAAACTCAGGTTCATCTGATGATGTTAAATTATTAAACTCTAAAATTTCATCTTTAGATGAAAAAACAACATCTTTAGAAAAAAATATTAGCGATTTAAAAAATTCTTATGAATTACTTGGATATACCGTATCAAAATTAGATAATTTACAAAAAAAAGTAGATGCTTTAAGTGTTCCTAAAGATACTTCAACTGAAGTTACTGAATTAAAAAAAGACATTGAAAAATTGAACTCTCAATTTTCAGATTTGTCAGCTGTTATTTCAAATTATGAAAATATGGGAACAGATTTAAATGCTTTAAACGCAAATGTTTCTACAAATAAAAAAGATATATCAGATGTAAAAACTTTAATATCTGCTTTAAATGCTAAAGTTGACTTAAAAGCTGATGAAAATAAAATAAAATTGTTAGATTCTAAAATTTCAAAAATTGAATCTGTTTCATCTCAAAATTCTTCAAACTTATCCACTGTTTTATCTTTAACATCAAAAAATAAAAATGAAATAGATGCTTTAGCTGATTCTGTAAAACAATTAAATTCAAAAAAATCTGATTCAAATGGTATTGATTTCATGGATATTTTATTATCTGTTTTAATTTCAGCTGGAGTATCAATAGCTGTTGTTGCCTTTATGAAATAATAAAAAGTGCGAATTTTAATTCGCACTTTTTATTATTTTTATTATTTTTTCATAAATTTCATGTGGAGTCAAATGCTTATCTTTTTCATAAGTTTCCACTTTATAAAATGTATCATCTTCTTTTACTAACATTAAGTACTCATTTATAACATTCTTTTGCAACTCAAAATCTTTTTCGTGTATATCCTCACTTCCATTTAAATAATTTCTATCTTCTCCACTTCTTTTAGAATTTAATCTTTTTATTAAAATATTTTCTGGAACATCCAAATAAATTGTTAAATTTGGTTTAGGTAAATTATAATACTCAAACTCCATTTCTAACAACCATTTTTTTAATTCTTCTTTTTTATTTTTATCTTTAATTTTTGCACATTGAAAAGCTATATTAGAATAAACATATCTATCTAATAAAATGGTATAACCATTTTTTATCCAATTTAATATTTGATCTTTATATTCATTTCTATTCATTGCATAAAGTATTGAAACAAAGTAAGGATTGACCTCTTTTACTCCACCAAACTCTCCACGTAAAAATTTTGATATTGTTTTTCCACTAAAAGAATCTTCCATAACAGGAAAATGTATAAACTTATATTTAATTTCATTTTTTTTAAAGTAATTAATTAATAACTCTATTTGAGTTGATTTTCCAGCACCATCTGCACCTTCTATTACTATTATCCCCATAAATTCACCTCTTTTATATAGTACATTCATTATACTATAATTGTATTAAATATGATAAAATTTATTTTTAATAATAAAAAACAAATTTTTTATTTTGACTTTTACATAATAAATAAATATAGTATAATAAAATTGAAAGATAAATTATTAGTTTTTATTTAATTTAAATAAACTACATTAAACAATAAGGAGATTAAAAATGAAAAGATTGCTATTAACCTTTATTTTAATTTTATATTCATTAATTTCTTTTACATCAAAGGAATTTAATAATGCAATTTATTTTTTTAATAAAGCTGACAAATTTGAATCATTAGAAGAAACTCTTGCATTCCATCAAAAAACTATTTCTGAATTATCTAAAATTCTTTCTTCTAAAACAACAAAGATGTCTACCAATTTAGAAAATGGAAAAATAACCTTTTATGGATATAAAGCATGGGAGTATGCTAAATATTATCCAAAGTTAATTAAAAATATTTTAAAAATAAAAGAAATTAAAAATAATAAATTTATTAAAAATTTATATCTTTTAGAATCAAACTTAATAATAAATAAGTATAAAAACTTTCCACTTTCTAAAAAGATTTTAAATAATTCTTTTTCCATAAATAATGAAAATTTTTTAAATATAACGCTTCCAGCTACCTCATATTTTAATGAAAATTTTTTAAATATTTCTTTAAAATACTTAAAAGATATTGAAAACAATGAAATAAGGGACTCTATTTATGAATTTATTTCTATTTATTTATTGCAAAAGAAGCAGTATGAAGAATCTTTAAAATTTTCAAAAAAAATAAAACGTGAAATATCAAGATACTATGTTTATCAAAAAATAGCTATCGAATATTTAAATATTGACATAAATAAAACTTTGGAAATTGTTAACTTAATTGATATAGATTTTATAAAAGATCTTACTTTAGAAAAAATTATTGATATACTATTAAATAATAACAATGTTGATAAAGCTTTAGAATTTTTAAATTTTATAGAAGATGAATCTGATAAATCATTGGCTTTAAATCATATTGGAATCTTTTATTTAAAACAAAATAATGAAAATTACAAATATTATCTTTCTAAAGCTTATTGGAAAACAAAGCTAATAAAAAATGACTATGAAAGAGATAAAGCTTTTAAAAATATAGCCTTGGATTTTTTAAACAATGATTTATTTGTAAATAGTCTTGATATAGCTTATGAAATAAAAAATAATTATATAAAATACTTACTCTTTAAAGAAATTTCTATTTATATGTTTAATAAAGAAAAAATTAATATAGGAAACACATTTATGAATATTTCTTTAAACTCCGCAAACTCTATAGAAAATCAAAATTCAAGAGATTTTGCTTTAGAGGATTTATGTTTAACAGAAATAAAATTAAATAACATTGAAGATG contains:
- the ispH gene encoding 4-hydroxy-3-methylbut-2-enyl diphosphate reductase produces the protein MEIKIAKKTGFCYGVDRAFNGVKTLAKESKEKVYIYGELVHNKEVIKNLSESGIEKIDNLKEFPQKYENSTVVIRAHGIPKKEREQLKKFKKVVDMTCPIVQNLVDYTNDVQLKGYYIVVYGKTNHPEMICLKGNVDEKKINITLEPYKLNTNKICIISQTTVDNDSFKKFYMKMMEINNFSDIIIKNTICKETSFREEEAKKLSKWAECVIVIGGKNSSNTRKLYNISLEHCKNTHYVENYKELSENIKNNEKVAILTGSSTPQWSIKDVVDFLKGNIS
- the cmk gene encoding (d)CMP kinase, encoding MGVLIHIAIDGPAGSGKSTIAKKVAEKFNINYLDSGALYRIIGYYIFNENINLEDANGIVNSLGDIDIILSEGKYRLNGKLIDDQIRTYNSGKLASRVAKIPEVRKKVNYILKSISSKESTVIDGRDIGTVVLPKAEVKIYLTASAKERANRRYKELIEKGEKVNFEDVYTEIKKRDEADTNRTIAPLKPAEDAKIIDTTGKKIEEVLSEIYTIVESELKNGNKNS
- a CDS encoding STAS domain-containing protein, which encodes MDFIVTFNEIEKAFVIKTIGDIDAYHSATFKQKVLEHFNNTDKKVIALDLSEVSYIDSAGLGSIVSLIKESKKAKKELVLYALQPQVKKIFEMTKLDKIIRIIDTESEI
- the aspS gene encoding aspartate--tRNA ligase, yielding MEVFVLLKKTHNCGELNAQYEGQEVVLNGWVDRIRDLGGIKFILLRDRYGKTQIFFDPNENKELYEKSLTLGNEYTVGIKGIVKKRPDDAINKNMKTGDIEILATDIEIFSESETPPIYVNKDEDISENLRLKYRYLDLRKEKMQKNLIMRHKIMQASRKYLSENGFLEVETPFLTKSTPEGARDFLVPSRIKPGNFYALPQSPQIFKQLLMVSGFDKYFQIARCFRDEDFRADRQPEFTQIDFEASFVKKEDIFEYGEGLVKAIFKEAVGLEIETPFRQMSYDEALEKYGSDKPDTRYGMELIELNEYFENTQASFIKEKIDNNGVIKGFVIPKKAKEYSRKKFDYFTESAKQLGATGLIWIANDGDKVRSSIKKIAEKEIQDILNHGIIDNGDVMLLLTGDRKEVNKLLGQLRVKVIKEEMEKKSGFDILWIVDFPMFAWDEEENRITAEHHPFTMPNLKDLEMYKDDPLKIKAECYDLVINGYEMASGGERIYRKDIQKRIFEMIGLEEKEIQEKFGFLLEAFKYGAPPHAGAALGLDRLVAVICEEDSIKEVIAFPKTATGSSPMTEAPSRVDEKQLKNLKLKIIE
- a CDS encoding S-layer homology domain-containing protein, whose protein sequence is MKRILMSVLIIIFTFSLAFSVNFKDVPVNHWAYDAVQRIASIGILEGYPDGTFKGLEQVNRYQLTLTVSRTIDYIEQNLISTLAEKISELDKKLSSNSGSSDDVKLLNSKISSLDEKTTSLEKNISDLKNSYELLGYTVSKLDNLQKKVDALSVPKDTSTEVTELKKDIEKLNSQFSDLSAVISNYENMGTDLNALNANVSTNKKDISDVKTLISALNAKVDLKADENKIKLLDSKISKIESVSSQNSSNLSTVLSLTSKNKNEIDALADSVKQLNSKKSDSNGIDFMDILLSVLISAGVSIAVVAFMK
- the tmk gene encoding dTMP kinase; this translates as MGIIVIEGADGAGKSTQIELLINYFKKNEIKYKFIHFPVMEDSFSGKTISKFLRGEFGGVKEVNPYFVSILYAMNRNEYKDQILNWIKNGYTILLDRYVYSNIAFQCAKIKDKNKKEELKKWLLEMEFEYYNLPKPNLTIYLDVPENILIKRLNSKRSGEDRNYLNGSEDIHEKDFELQKNVINEYLMLVKEDDTFYKVETYEKDKHLTPHEIYEKIIKIIKSAN